The Lates calcarifer isolate ASB-BC8 linkage group LG11, TLL_Latcal_v3, whole genome shotgun sequence genomic sequence ACTTATAAGATCCAAAAGTTACATGTGAACCTGTACACATTTACTGAAATGACAGAACACTATGTGGTGTAGTTATTTCACAGGCATTTTACAGTCATTCATTTAAGACAAAGAAGATATTATAGCCAGAGAGAGCTATCTTTCCAGATTAATACCTGCTTATACAGTAGTTATATTGGTTATATCATCTGTCTTATCACAGTGGGGGGACGGGTGGACTTTGAGGATTTTGTGGAACTAATGACACCCAAGCTTCTGGCTGAAACTGCAGGGATGATTGGGTTGAAGGAACTTAAAGAGGCTTTCAGAGAGGTGAGCTCGAGatcccttttctctctttttggtCTTTGGCACCACATGCTGGACATTCAATGTCAACaactttaaaacacatttacagcattACATTGTGATTGTAATATGTATCCAAAATACCCCAAAGCTttgcaaaatgttgttttctctctcccccctttccTACAGTTTGATATAGACGGTGATGGATCTATCACATCTGATGAGCTGAGACATGCTATGATAAAGTTATTAGGTGAACAAACCAGCAAAAATGAAATCGATGCAGTGGTCAGAGAAGCTGACAACAATGGAGATGGAACAGTTGACTTTGAGGGTGAGAtacaagacacaaacacacctgtacacacacacacacacacacacacacacacacacacacacacacacacacacagcacagcacaggaaCAATGCTGGTCTTTAGTCCTGCAGCCTTGCAGTAACTTCTGATGATGTTGAGTTAGAAGAGGACTGTTCTGTGTGATACAGTAGTTGAAGTTTAAAAAATTAACCATTTTTCAGATAGACTTTTCTCAACCACAGGTACAACTGATTAAATTAATGACCATTTCAGTGTACCAATAACAGGGACCTGATGTTGTACATGCTGTCTCACTGGCACACCTAAAAGCATTTGAACCATGTTTAATGTTACTGGTTTCACCTGTACTTTTGTTGCTATGACAAGTTACAGTGTCTGCCATGAAAGTGGTATATTAATAActtatttttgtcacttgttGTTCAGTTACTTACACGTTCTACAGAGAATGTAAACTTGTCATTGTGACAGTCCTTAATAAAACATTGCTCAATCATTTAAACTTGACCTATATTTACATTCAGCGATATGAAAATTGTTCTAAATTTGCTATGAACATACACGAATCCAACTAGACAATATTTCATCCATTCTCTTTGCAGAGTTTGTGAAAATGATGTCACGGAAATGAGGACAACAGAGTGAATGGACTGCTGTGAATGGAGAGGATATtctttttattgacttttatgCTGATGATAGCCTACGTCTCAtgaataattttactttttttcttataATTTAAGTGGCATCTGCTTCGTATGTGATTATCTGGAGTTTATCAAGTTTTATTCCGTTTATTCAAGCGAGCAAAGAAGTTGTGTTCTTTTTGTTGAACACaattttaaattattcaaattgaAATGGTAGCTCTAGATAGTCATGACCTTAACTTTTTTGATGTTTACAGTCCAGCAAATTTGACAAGTTTGTTGTCATCTACTTTGCCCCAAATCTCACAGACCTGTCCCACAGTGAGTGTACACATCAttgtcactgtcatgttcagCTGGTTAGCATGTCAGCAGAGAATGTGGTACAGAGTCGACAAATCTGTGTTGTGAAGATGTACTGCACTGTGGGCTGGCCTGAAAGAACTACAGGAAAACCAAATGTTGTCATCTTTTTGCAATTAAAAGATAAGTAGTGTGTGTCGTGGAAGTATTGTGCGTGGTACAAGTATCCTTTCCTGGAATTTGCCCTCTCTTTTCTTACATGCAGGAACTATTAGGCGAATTGGTCATCCTTATTATAAATAGGCCTACtttgttttgactgaaaaaaGGGGACAATTCAGTTTATTTGAATATAAAGATTAACACCTGGATAACACTGACCTCAGCATAGATAGTGTAGTTTATTGGTTTAGTGATGTATGCCAGAGCACAGAAATTAACAGATAAGTCTGTGGTTATTATTGCCCACAGTAATGTATAATTATTTGATTACATAATATATAATGAATTATATAGTTACTGTAATAATTTATAATGAAAAGGATGAAGTCAGGTGACAAAATAGAGTGGCAGAAGACTGCTATTTGTTTCCCATTTGAAACCTATAGCCAGTTGTTGCCATTGTTTCTCTTATCCATCACAGTTCCACAACctatgtgtttattattgtaaccatgacaataAAGGTCCTCCAACCTTTGTAAAgtactttcagtattttaaTCAAAACTACGATCCTTTCCTAAAActaaccaagttgtttttgtaccaaaccaaaccaaatcgTGACCATTCCATAAGCTTAACTACATTTATtgttgtaaccatgacgacaaaTGTCGTTGCCATAGGGATACTATTTCAAGTGAATTGTATCAGTCCAGAGGATGATAATAAAGTCATAGCTGAGTCTGCCACAGGCCACTCTGATGTGACTGCAGCCTTGACCATGGCATCAATCAAATGAGCCATGATGTGATGTAAATGCTGCTCACCatcaaatgttattgttattcaCCTGCTCTACTTGTTTGTTCATTTGGCATCTTTTGTTGGGCATGAATCCCTGTAAACTGCATATGTTATGCGATTGCTAACTTGTGTCTGCAAAGAACATTGATGCTTGATGTGAGTTAACAAATTTATTGCCCTGCCACTTTGTTCATTTGGCATCTTTTGTTGGGCATAATCCCTCTGGTGTTGCTAAAGCTGTTGCATAACAAAAGAACAACATGTAATTATTGAGCCATATTTATCTTTCAAATGAATGTGCTGGACTTAGTCTTTTAAGATTACAGCCTAATGTCAAGATTGACACTGACTGTCACAACTGTGTGTTACATAATTAATGAAATGGCATACAGTTGCAAGAAAAATATAAGATATTGTTCAGTGAAACTATTTGGTGACCACTATTAGCACAACAACATGCTTTGGACATGCAGATGCCACcactgctttgaaaaaaaaaaaaaaaaaaaacgctgtGACGCCGCAGGGTGCATAACCTTGACTTGTGATGACTGGAgagatttatgagttttttcTTCCAAGACTGACATTTGATAGTAATGGTCAATAGTCAATTTGAGTCTCATAGTGTAATTATTCAGTGGTGAACAGATCATACATCATACATACAACTAACAATCTCAGGAATAATCTATCTCACTGGGTGGATTAGTTCAATCTCTGTAATCCTCATCATGGGACTCTCAGATGAACAGATGGCAGATAAGACAAAATCACCACACTAATTCTCATCTACTGACTGAAAAAAGTAACTGAAAAAAGAGCTATGTGACCCAGAATGTGTTTTCAAAATGGTGTTTCAGTATTTAAATCAAAAGAAATGTTCATTAGGAATGTATGTGTTGTAAGATACAGCCTTATTCTTTCATTGCAAACAATAATTTATgtacatttaatacatttccATTCTaggttttttgtcttttttaacaAGCCAAGCAGTCAACTTACATTTGTTcctaataaaaataatatgcTGGAATAATGTTAATTTAATGTTCAAGATAAACAATGTATATTTCACCTATACTCTACGCATATTTTATTAACAAAAGTGTATTAATCCTTTGAAAATTGTTAATTCACTGtatcatcttcatcattttttttttcagtctgatgCCTATTCATAACATTAATTCATACACAGAGTCAGTACTGGTTTCTTTGATATTTATTTGCTATTTGAATTCCAAGAAAAATATAATTGACAAAAACCCTGATAAATGCATGTCATACAATATGTAAACCACTAACACACCACTGACTATAATAGTAAACAAagatatatatatgtgtgtgtataacataCAAGCAAACACAGAAGAATTTTTGGcattcattttgaaaaacaaaaataaattgaaatttacatttatatgattttcttgttttcacagttttttggTTGAACCACAGGTTATTTACATAAATTTCATAATAAATAATGGCCCTTCCATCCTGAAGGCATATTAGTACATGCATCAAAGGCTTGAAACTCCAGTAATCATGACAGACAGGTTTCACATGCAAATAGCATTCGCTAGCATAGTATATGATGTCAAGTTACTGTTATATGTTATAGTaagatttaaaataattcaCACCAGATCTGCTCTTCTTAGGTTAGATCTCTTTGTGCTTTCAAATGATGTCAGTCTGTGGTTTGCAGCCAAATTGTCTAGTAACATCATCTAACATCATCCATAATAATGCATTCAAGTGGCACTTCCTGGTTTAGACCATAAATCCAACACCACTTGAAAGCGTGGCTAATGGCTTGTGTAATTATTAGGACAAATTCACACAGTGATCCATCGATTTGAATGAGATGCATGACCCACAACAAGCAGGGCTAAGGTAAGGCATCCCTGCATGTTGTCTGATGGTAGTGCAGGAGCATATTCAGAGGTCAGGGCTGAACATGAAGTCCAAAGcttgtctctctgctgcagccacatTTGGATGCCAGAGATCCACACTCAAAATGACGCGGGGTCCGGCATCTGGAGGTCCTTTAAAAACAGATGGGTCCAATTTAAAGTAAATATATGGCAGACATTCAGATTCATCAGAACAATTCATGAAACAGAGcaaaggctaaaaaaaaacaacctggagATAGTTATCTAAAAGTACCACAGCCTGTTTTGTACACGGAGATTACgcactgcatttcatttttaatgatgaGAATTCAAACAAGCGCAAAATTAATGAtatatgcatttattttctaCCACTTGCACCTTGTTGTCTTAATTGTAGATGCAGTGAACTGAAAAGCTCACCCAGAAATACTACTTATGGTCACAAATCTCAATAAAATAAGttttttcacacaaaaagtCGTTTGTGATTCACTGACCcttgtgtgagactgtgtgaaGGAACGAGTCATCAACCAGGAGGCAGTGTCCCTCCGACCAGCACTGTGGCTCCCCTCCCACCACCAGCTCACACAGGGGTGGAGTCTGcagacctaaaaaaaaaaaaaaaaaagtctgttttttaacttttatgtTTTCCTTCAGCTAAGAAGGCCATGAACTCCAGTGCTGTCTGTATTTAAAACAGCAAGGATTATAGCCAGACGGATCATAGCACAAAATGGGCTAAGTGGAAACCTTGATCCACAAAGTACCACATTACGTAACGGTTTAGTAATTCATTGGGTTATTTTCCGCTTCTATTTTGGTGAAGTAAAGTCTGACAACAAAATATTAGTTGCACCAGAAGAGTTCCGAACTGCCTGATTGTATACTGAGTTGATACTGAATTTACATTACTTTGAATATTTCCTCCAGTGATTTCACAGTTATTATATATTGCATATTCATGTGCAGAAGTCCTATAGAGGTTCAAACCATAAAAAGTTTTGTTACACAGTGCCTGGGGCACAGCATCCTATTTTGTGCCTGTGAATTAAGCATTCTGACAGCCAAGGCAGTCACCACTGTAGCCATTAATCAATTTTAGAGTCAGCCAAGGAATACCCTTCTCCTAGGGATAGGAAATTTCATGCAAATATAGTCATCAGATGAAGGAAAATTTAGAGGGAAAATCTATGTACAGTAGAGTTTTGaatttttgtctgtaaaatgtgatCATGACGTTGAGTTTCATGTAAGTCAGAGCAGTCACTGCAGACTGCACTGCAACAAAATACTGTAAGAAGCAGAGGGATGATTCAGTAGATTTGGATTACAAGAGCCAGATGCAGATAAACCATTGAGTGTAATTCTTTTACACACCAAGATGACAGCGGAGACGTGTATTGGTGGGTCCATATGAACTCCCCAAGGTGGCTCCGGGTCCCAGCAACCAAAATCCTGCAGATCCCAGTGAGTTGCTGCTTATAAATGTACGCAGGGAGAGAAGTGTC encodes the following:
- the cabp5b gene encoding calcium-binding protein 5b; amino-acid sequence: MSLKQACIFLRGGTRRQTRNLTQDEIEELREAFVEFDKDKDGFISCKDLGNLMRTMGYMPTEMELIELSQNINMNLGGRVDFEDFVELMTPKLLAETAGMIGLKELKEAFREFDIDGDGSITSDELRHAMIKLLGEQTSKNEIDAVVREADNNGDGTVDFEEFVKMMSRK